A window of the Bacteroides thetaiotaomicron VPI-5482 genome harbors these coding sequences:
- a CDS encoding FtsL-like putative cell division protein, translated as MEEEAVNKKAEEGKKKKRTSLKSILGGDILATDFFRRQTKLLVLIMVFIIFYIHNRYASQQQQIEIDRLKKELIDIKYDALTRSSELMEKSRQSRIEEYISNKESDLQTSTNPPYLIK; from the coding sequence ATGGAAGAAGAAGCAGTAAACAAAAAAGCAGAAGAGGGCAAAAAGAAAAAACGCACCTCATTGAAAAGTATTCTGGGAGGAGATATCCTCGCCACAGACTTTTTCCGCCGGCAGACGAAGCTGTTGGTGCTGATTATGGTATTCATCATCTTCTACATCCATAACCGCTATGCGAGCCAGCAACAACAGATCGAGATCGACCGGTTGAAAAAAGAATTAATCGACATTAAATACGATGCGTTGACCCGTAGTTCGGAGCTGATGGAGAAAAGCCGTCAGTCACGCATCGAAGAGTATATATCAAACAAGGAAAGTGATTTGCAGACCTCTACCAACCCGCCTTACCTTATTAAATAA
- the rsmH gene encoding 16S rRNA (cytosine(1402)-N(4))-methyltransferase RsmH — MEKDELTYHVPVLLKESVDGMNIHPDGTYVDVTFGGAGHSREILSRLGEGGRLLGFDQDEDAERNIVNDPHFTFVRSNFRYLQNFLRYHDIEQVDAILADLGVSSHHFDDSERGFSFRFDGALDMRMNKRAGLTAADIVNTYEEERLANIFYLYGELKNSRKLASAIVKARNGQSIRTIGEFLEIIKPLFGREREKKELAKVFQALRIEVNQEMEALKEMLAAATEALKPGGRLVVITYHSLEDRMVKNIMKTGNVEGKAETDFFGNLQTPFRLVNNKVIVPDEAEIERNPRSRSAKLRIAEKK, encoded by the coding sequence ATGGAGAAAGATGAGTTGACATACCACGTACCCGTACTGCTAAAAGAAAGCGTTGACGGAATGAATATTCATCCGGACGGAACGTATGTAGACGTTACCTTCGGAGGAGCAGGGCATTCGCGCGAGATTCTTTCACGCCTTGGAGAAGGCGGGCGCCTGCTGGGATTCGATCAGGACGAGGATGCCGAACGGAATATCGTCAATGATCCCCACTTCACCTTTGTACGCAGCAACTTCCGCTATTTGCAGAATTTCCTGCGGTATCATGACATCGAACAGGTGGACGCAATCCTCGCCGACCTCGGCGTGTCCTCCCACCATTTCGACGACAGCGAGCGTGGCTTCTCATTCCGTTTTGACGGAGCGCTGGATATGCGCATGAACAAACGTGCAGGACTAACTGCCGCCGACATCGTCAACACATACGAAGAAGAACGGCTCGCAAACATCTTCTATCTGTACGGTGAACTGAAGAACAGCCGCAAACTGGCATCCGCCATCGTAAAAGCCAGAAACGGACAGTCTATCCGGACTATCGGCGAGTTTCTGGAAATCATCAAGCCGCTTTTCGGACGCGAACGGGAGAAGAAAGAACTGGCGAAAGTATTTCAGGCACTCCGCATTGAAGTGAATCAGGAAATGGAAGCACTGAAAGAAATGCTGGCAGCAGCCACCGAAGCGCTCAAACCGGGGGGGCGCCTTGTAGTGATCACGTATCACTCACTGGAAGACCGCATGGTGAAGAATATAATGAAAACAGGAAACGTAGAAGGGAAAGCGGAAACCGACTTCTTTGGAAACCTGCAAACTCCGTTCCGGTTGGTCAACAATAAAGTGATTGTCCCCGATGAAGCGGAGATAGAAAGAAATCCACGGTCGAGAAGTGCCAAATTACGAATCGCAGAGAAGAAATAA
- the mraZ gene encoding division/cell wall cluster transcriptional repressor MraZ has protein sequence MIRFLGNIEVRADAKGRVFIPATFRKQLQAASEERLIMRKDVFQDCLTLYPESVWNEELNELRSRLNKWNSKHQLIFRQFVSDVEVVTPDSNGRILIPKRYLQICNIRGDIRFIGIDNKIEIWAKERAEQPFMSPEEFGAALEEIMNDENRQDGER, from the coding sequence ATGATACGTTTTTTAGGCAATATTGAAGTCAGGGCGGACGCCAAAGGAAGAGTGTTCATCCCCGCTACTTTCAGGAAGCAACTGCAAGCTGCTTCCGAAGAGAGACTTATTATGCGTAAAGACGTATTTCAGGACTGCCTGACACTGTACCCCGAGAGCGTGTGGAACGAGGAGCTGAATGAGCTCCGAAGCAGGCTGAACAAATGGAATAGCAAACACCAGCTCATTTTCAGACAGTTTGTGAGTGACGTCGAAGTAGTTACGCCCGACAGCAACGGACGCATACTGATCCCGAAGCGTTACTTACAGATTTGTAATATCCGTGGAGATATACGCTTTATCGGTATCGACAACAAGATAGAGATTTGGGCCAAAGAACGGGCAGAACAACCGTTCATGTCCCCCGAAGAGTTCGGTGCAGCATTAGAAGAGATTATGAACGATGAAAATAGACAAGATGGAGAAAGATGA
- a CDS encoding RNA polymerase sigma factor, translated as MKSLSFRKDLVGVQDELLRFAYKLTTDREEANDLLQETSLKALDNEDKYMPDTNFKGWMYTIMRNIFINNYRKVVRDQTFIDQTDNLYHLNLPQDTGFESTERTYDLKEMHRVVNALPKEYRVPFAMHVSGFKYREIAEKLNLPLGTVKSRIFFTRQKLQEELKDFR; from the coding sequence ATGAAAAGTTTAAGCTTCAGAAAAGATTTAGTAGGAGTACAGGATGAGTTACTCCGCTTCGCATACAAACTGACAACTGACCGCGAAGAAGCAAACGATTTGTTGCAGGAGACATCACTCAAAGCATTAGACAATGAGGATAAATATATGCCCGACACAAATTTCAAAGGATGGATGTATACCATCATGCGCAATATCTTTATCAACAACTACCGTAAAGTAGTTCGCGACCAGACATTCATCGATCAGACCGATAATCTTTATCATCTGAACCTGCCGCAAGACACCGGCTTTGAAAGTACGGAAAGAACGTACGACCTGAAAGAAATGCATCGGGTAGTCAACGCGCTCCCGAAAGAATATAGAGTTCCGTTCGCTATGCACGTTTCCGGCTTCAAGTACCGCGAAATCGCTGAAAAGCTGAACCTCCCGCTGGGCACCGTGAAGAGCCGTATCTTCTTCACCCGCCAGAAATTGCAGGAAGAACTGAAAGACTTTCGCTAA
- a CDS encoding 1-acyl-sn-glycerol-3-phosphate acyltransferase, producing the protein MTDDSLFLIDVDKILRTKAPKQYKYIPKFVVSYLKKIVHQDEINVFLNESKDKLGVDFLEACMEFLDAKVEVKGIENLPKEGLYTFVSNHPLGGQDGVALGYVLGRHYDGKVKYLVNDLLMNLRGLAPLCVPINKTGKQAKDFPKMVEAGFQSDDQMIMFPAGLCSRRQNGVIRDLEWKKTFIIKSIQAKRDVVPVHFGGRNSDFFYNLANVCKALGIKFNIAMLYLADEMFKNRHKTFTVTFGKPIPWQTFDKSKTPAQWAEYVKDIVYKL; encoded by the coding sequence ATGACTGATGACTCTTTATTTTTAATCGATGTCGATAAGATACTTCGGACGAAAGCTCCGAAGCAATATAAGTACATCCCTAAGTTTGTGGTTTCTTATCTGAAGAAAATAGTTCATCAGGACGAGATTAATGTGTTCCTGAATGAATCGAAAGATAAACTGGGAGTGGATTTCCTTGAAGCATGCATGGAGTTCCTTGATGCGAAAGTGGAGGTGAAAGGTATAGAGAACCTGCCGAAAGAAGGATTGTATACCTTTGTGTCCAATCACCCGCTGGGAGGACAGGATGGAGTGGCTCTAGGCTATGTGCTGGGGCGCCATTATGACGGGAAAGTAAAGTATCTGGTGAATGACCTGCTGATGAACCTTCGCGGTTTGGCCCCACTTTGTGTTCCTATCAATAAGACAGGAAAGCAGGCAAAGGACTTTCCCAAGATGGTGGAAGCCGGGTTCCAGTCCGACGACCAGATGATCATGTTTCCTGCGGGACTTTGCTCGCGGCGTCAGAACGGAGTGATCCGTGATCTGGAATGGAAGAAGACATTCATTATAAAAAGCATACAGGCGAAGCGGGACGTAGTTCCCGTTCATTTTGGTGGCAGAAACTCTGATTTCTTCTACAATCTGGCGAATGTTTGTAAGGCACTGGGTATTAAATTCAATATTGCTATGCTGTATCTGGCGGACGAGATGTTTAAGAACCGCCACAAAACCTTTACTGTCACTTTTGGAAAACCGATTCCCTGGCAGACTTTCGATAAATCGAAGACTCCTGCGCAGTGGGCGGAGTATGTGAAGGACATTGTATATAAACTGTAA
- a CDS encoding GNAT family N-acetyltransferase, translating to MEEIIKPVSKELLKAELTEDRRLRMTNKSNNQIYIITHQNAPNVMREIGRLREIAFRAAGGGTGLSMDIDEYDTMEHPYKQLIVWNPEAEEILGGYRYLLGTDVRFDEAGAPILATSHMFHFSDAFIKEYLPQTIELGRSFVTLEYQSTRAGSKGLFALDNLWDGLGALTVVMPNVKYFFGKVTMYPSYHRRGRDMILYFLKKHFNDREELVTPMEPLILETSDEELRTLFCKDTFKEDYKILNTEIRKLGYNIPPLVNAYMSLSPTMRMFGTAINYEFGDVEETGILIAVDEILEDKRIRHIQTFIESHPDALKMPCESEGVFTPKVVTPQEGCCH from the coding sequence ATGGAAGAGATTATTAAACCGGTGAGCAAAGAACTGCTGAAAGCAGAGTTGACGGAAGATAGACGCTTGCGAATGACCAATAAAAGTAATAATCAGATTTATATTATTACCCATCAGAATGCACCTAATGTGATGCGTGAAATTGGTCGTTTAAGAGAAATTGCCTTTCGTGCTGCGGGTGGAGGAACGGGCCTGTCGATGGATATCGACGAATACGACACGATGGAACACCCATATAAGCAGTTGATCGTATGGAATCCGGAGGCGGAAGAAATATTAGGTGGTTACCGGTATTTGCTTGGAACGGATGTGCGCTTTGACGAAGCTGGGGCTCCGATTCTGGCTACTTCTCACATGTTTCATTTCTCGGATGCGTTTATAAAGGAATATCTGCCTCAGACCATTGAGTTGGGACGCTCTTTTGTGACGCTGGAATATCAGTCTACACGTGCCGGCAGTAAAGGTCTGTTTGCGTTGGATAATCTGTGGGACGGATTGGGAGCGCTGACAGTGGTGATGCCGAATGTGAAGTACTTCTTTGGCAAGGTGACTATGTATCCCAGCTATCATCGTCGTGGACGCGACATGATTCTGTACTTCCTTAAGAAGCATTTTAATGATCGGGAAGAGTTGGTTACACCGATGGAACCGCTGATTCTGGAAACTTCCGACGAGGAACTGAGAACGTTGTTCTGCAAGGATACCTTTAAAGAGGATTATAAGATATTGAATACGGAGATTCGCAAGCTGGGTTATAATATCCCGCCGCTGGTCAATGCCTATATGAGTTTAAGCCCTACCATGCGTATGTTCGGGACGGCTATCAACTATGAGTTTGGTGACGTGGAAGAGACCGGTATCCTGATTGCTGTAGATGAAATCCTTGAAGACAAGCGAATCCGGCACATCCAGACGTTTATAGAAAGTCATCCGGATGCGCTGAAAATGCCTTGTGAGAGCGAAGGGGTGTTTACTCCTAAGGTGGTTACACCGCAGGAAGGCTGTTGCCATTAA
- a CDS encoding deoxyguanosinetriphosphate triphosphohydrolase, with the protein MMNWKQLISAKRFGMEEFHEERQENRSEFQRDYDRLIFSAPFRRLQNKTQVFPLPGSIFVHNRLTHSLEVSCVGRSLGNDVAKAILERQPELESSFLPEIGSIVSAACLAHDLGNPPFGHSGERAISTFFSEGKGQRLQEKQPDGEQLSPMEWEDLTHFEGNANAFRILTHQFEGRRRGGFVLTYSTLASIVKYPFSSSLAGKKSKFGFFVSEEESYRKIATELGLIQLSEQPLKYARHPLVYLVEAADDICYQMMDIEDAHKLKIITTDETKELLMAFFSEDRQSRLRSTFQIVNDINEQIAYLRSSVIGLLVRECTRVFLEHEQEILAGTFEGALIKHIAEGPAAAYNHCAEISLKRIYRSQDVLDIELAGFRIISTLLELMVDAVTLPGKEKAYSELLTNRVSDQYNIKSPVLYERIQAVLDYISGMTDVFALDLYRKINGNSLPAV; encoded by the coding sequence ATGATGAATTGGAAACAACTAATATCAGCCAAACGCTTCGGAATGGAAGAGTTTCACGAAGAACGGCAAGAGAACCGTTCCGAGTTCCAACGGGACTATGACCGCCTCATATTTTCCGCACCGTTCCGCCGCCTGCAGAACAAAACACAGGTATTCCCGCTGCCCGGTAGTATCTTCGTACACAACCGACTGACGCACAGCCTTGAAGTATCTTGCGTAGGACGGTCTTTGGGCAACGATGTAGCCAAAGCAATCCTGGAACGCCAACCGGAACTGGAAAGTTCCTTCCTGCCGGAAATCGGCTCAATCGTATCGGCCGCCTGCCTGGCACATGACTTAGGCAATCCGCCTTTCGGGCATTCCGGCGAACGGGCTATCTCTACGTTCTTTTCAGAAGGAAAAGGACAAAGGCTACAGGAAAAGCAGCCGGACGGAGAGCAACTTTCTCCGATGGAATGGGAAGATTTGACACATTTCGAAGGAAATGCGAACGCTTTCCGCATCCTCACTCACCAGTTCGAAGGACGCCGCAGAGGAGGATTCGTCTTAACATATTCAACGCTTGCCTCCATCGTAAAATACCCCTTTTCATCGAGCCTTGCAGGCAAAAAATCCAAGTTCGGCTTCTTTGTCAGTGAGGAAGAAAGCTACCGCAAAATCGCAACCGAGCTGGGACTCATCCAGCTTAGCGAACAACCGTTAAAGTATGCGCGACACCCGCTAGTGTATCTGGTAGAAGCAGCAGATGACATCTGTTATCAGATGATGGATATCGAAGACGCCCATAAACTAAAGATTATCACTACAGACGAGACCAAGGAACTGTTGATGGCGTTTTTCTCCGAAGACCGGCAATCCCGTCTCCGAAGTACTTTCCAAATAGTCAATGATATCAATGAACAGATAGCCTATCTGCGTTCTTCTGTTATCGGTCTGTTAGTCCGCGAGTGCACCCGTGTCTTTCTGGAACACGAGCAGGAAATACTGGCAGGAACTTTCGAAGGAGCGCTCATCAAGCACATCGCCGAAGGTCCGGCAGCCGCTTACAATCATTGTGCGGAAATATCACTGAAAAGAATTTATCGTTCGCAAGATGTACTGGACATCGAGCTGGCAGGCTTCCGTATCATCAGCACTTTGCTGGAATTGATGGTAGATGCCGTCACCTTACCGGGAAAAGAAAAAGCTTACTCCGAACTTTTAACCAACCGCGTTTCCGACCAATACAATATAAAATCGCCCGTACTCTACGAAAGAATACAGGCGGTACTTGATTATATATCTGGAATGACCGATGTCTTCGCACTCGATCTTTACCGGAAAATTAATGGCAACAGCCTTCCTGCGGTGTAA
- the dut gene encoding dUTP diphosphatase — translation MNVQVINKSKHPLPAYATELSAGMDIRANLSEPITLAPLQRCLVPTGIYIALPQGFEAQVRPRSGLAIKKGITVLNSPGTIDADYRGEVCIILVNLSSEPFVIEDGERIAQMVIARHEQAVWQEVEVLDETERGAGGFGHTGRG, via the coding sequence ATGAACGTTCAAGTTATCAATAAATCGAAGCATCCGCTTCCGGCTTACGCCACTGAGTTATCTGCAGGAATGGATATCCGTGCTAATCTTTCTGAACCTATCACATTGGCGCCATTGCAGCGTTGCCTGGTGCCGACAGGAATCTATATTGCTCTTCCACAAGGATTTGAAGCTCAGGTTCGTCCCCGTAGCGGATTGGCCATCAAAAAGGGTATTACCGTGCTCAACTCTCCGGGAACGATTGATGCGGACTATCGTGGAGAAGTCTGCATTATTCTGGTCAACCTTTCTTCCGAACCTTTTGTGATCGAGGACGGGGAACGTATTGCCCAGATGGTGATCGCAAGACATGAGCAGGCAGTATGGCAGGAAGTGGAAGTGCTGGATGAAACAGAACGCGGAGCAGGGGGCTTCGGACATACAGGACGAGGATAA
- a CDS encoding tetratricopeptide repeat protein, with protein sequence MNKKNSIWLLVAVWTLVSCGTVKSTREKPAVALAQSSLTSEQQRKYDYFFLEAMRLKEKKDYASAFGLLQHCLDIHPNAASALYEVSQYYMFLRQVPQGQEALEKAVANAPDNYWYSQGLASLYQQQNELDKAITLLEQMVVRFPAKQDPLFNLLDLYGRQEKYDKVISTLNRLEKHMGKNEQLSMEKFRIYLQMKDDKKAFQEIESLVQEYPMDMRYQVILGDVYLQNGKKQEAYDVYQKVLAAEPDNPMAIFSMASYYKQTGQEELYQQQLDTLLLNKKVTPDTKVGIMRQMIVENEQADKDSTQIIALFDRIMKQEQDDPQIPMLYAQYLLSKNMEAESVPVLEQVVDLDPTNNAARMMLIGAAVKKEDYKQIIKVCEPGIEATPDALEFYYYLAVAYNQAEKPDSVISICKRALEHKTADGKKEIVSEFYSILGDMYHTQKQMKEAYAAYDSALVYNPSNIGALNNYAYYLSVERRDLDKAEEMSYKTVKAEPNNATYLDTYAWILFEKGNYAEARIYIDNAMKSEGGDKSDVIVEHCGDIYYMTGDVDGALTYWKKALEMGSESKTLKQKIEKKKYIAE encoded by the coding sequence ATGAACAAGAAAAATAGTATATGGCTTTTGGTTGCTGTATGGACATTGGTTTCGTGCGGAACGGTGAAAAGTACAAGGGAAAAGCCAGCTGTCGCTTTGGCGCAGTCTTCGCTAACGTCCGAACAGCAGCGGAAATATGATTATTTCTTTCTGGAAGCTATGCGCCTGAAAGAAAAGAAGGATTATGCGTCTGCTTTCGGATTATTGCAGCATTGTCTGGATATTCATCCGAATGCGGCTTCTGCGCTTTATGAGGTTTCGCAGTATTATATGTTTCTCCGTCAGGTGCCGCAAGGGCAAGAGGCGCTGGAAAAGGCTGTGGCGAATGCGCCGGATAACTACTGGTATAGTCAGGGGCTGGCATCTTTGTATCAGCAGCAGAACGAACTGGATAAGGCTATCACCCTGTTGGAACAGATGGTGGTACGTTTCCCTGCCAAGCAGGACCCGCTTTTCAACCTTTTGGACCTGTATGGCCGACAGGAAAAGTATGATAAAGTCATCTCTACTTTAAACCGTCTTGAAAAGCACATGGGCAAGAATGAACAGTTATCCATGGAGAAGTTTCGTATCTATCTTCAGATGAAGGATGACAAGAAAGCTTTTCAGGAAATAGAAAGTCTGGTACAGGAATATCCGATGGATATGCGTTATCAGGTCATTTTGGGGGACGTATATCTTCAGAATGGCAAGAAGCAGGAGGCTTATGACGTTTATCAGAAGGTGCTGGCTGCGGAACCCGATAATCCGATGGCTATCTTCTCGATGGCTTCTTACTATAAACAGACAGGGCAGGAAGAACTCTACCAACAGCAGTTGGATACACTGTTGCTGAATAAGAAGGTGACTCCTGATACCAAAGTGGGCATCATGCGTCAGATGATTGTGGAAAATGAACAGGCCGATAAGGACAGTACGCAGATCATCGCTTTGTTTGACCGGATCATGAAGCAGGAGCAGGATGATCCTCAGATTCCGATGCTTTATGCGCAATATCTGTTGTCCAAGAATATGGAGGCGGAGTCAGTCCCCGTCTTGGAACAGGTGGTTGACCTGGACCCTACCAATAATGCTGCCCGTATGATGCTGATCGGTGCTGCGGTAAAAAAAGAAGATTATAAGCAGATTATCAAAGTCTGCGAGCCGGGTATTGAAGCGACTCCGGATGCGCTGGAATTTTATTATTATCTGGCTGTTGCCTATAATCAGGCGGAGAAACCGGATAGTGTGATAAGCATCTGCAAGAGAGCGCTGGAACATAAGACGGCTGACGGTAAAAAAGAAATCGTTTCGGAGTTCTACTCTATTCTGGGGGATATGTATCATACGCAGAAGCAGATGAAGGAGGCTTATGCCGCCTATGACTCGGCGTTGGTGTACAACCCTTCCAATATTGGCGCACTGAACAACTATGCCTATTATCTGTCAGTAGAGCGTCGTGATCTGGATAAAGCGGAAGAAATGAGCTATAAGACCGTAAAGGCTGAGCCCAATAATGCCACTTATCTGGATACGTATGCCTGGATTCTCTTTGAAAAGGGGAACTATGCGGAAGCTCGTATTTACATCGATAACGCCATGAAAAGTGAGGGCGGCGATAAGAGTGATGTGATTGTAGAACATTGCGGAGATATCTATTATATGACCGGAGATGTGGACGGCGCGCTTACCTACTGGAAGAAAGCACTGGAAATGGGCAGTGAGTCGAAAACATTGAAACAGAAAATAGAAAAGAAAAAATACATTGCAGAATGA
- a CDS encoding DUF4292 domain-containing protein, with the protein MKRIAYFLLIAVVLVGCKSSKRLTATKVPEVTASEAAIPSYLASRLQLTIPGKGGSMSVGGTMKMKSRERVQISLLMPILRTELARIEVTPTEVLFVDRMNKRFVRATKNELKEILSKNVEFSQLEKLLTDASKPGGKTELSGKDLGIPKLEKAKVQLYDFSTKELSITPTEVTSRYRQVSLEELMKMLVALL; encoded by the coding sequence ATGAAAAGAATCGCTTATTTTTTGTTGATTGCAGTCGTATTGGTAGGTTGTAAGAGTTCAAAGCGTCTGACGGCGACAAAGGTGCCGGAAGTTACTGCTTCCGAAGCAGCTATTCCCAGCTATCTGGCTTCCAGACTTCAGCTGACGATTCCGGGTAAAGGCGGAAGTATGTCAGTGGGCGGTACCATGAAGATGAAGAGCCGTGAACGGGTACAGATTTCCTTGCTGATGCCTATTCTCCGTACGGAATTGGCACGCATCGAGGTGACTCCTACTGAAGTATTATTCGTCGACCGGATGAACAAGCGGTTTGTACGCGCAACCAAAAATGAATTGAAAGAAATATTATCGAAGAATGTAGAGTTCTCCCAATTGGAGAAATTGCTGACTGACGCTTCTAAACCCGGAGGAAAGACTGAACTATCCGGGAAAGACCTGGGAATCCCCAAACTGGAGAAAGCGAAAGTACAACTTTATGATTTTTCGACCAAAGAACTTTCAATCACTCCGACAGAAGTTACTTCCAGATACCGTCAGGTCTCTTTGGAAGAATTAATGAAAATGCTGGTAGCTTTATTATGA
- a CDS encoding murein hydrolase activator EnvC family protein, translating into MIKRLFVILVSSLWLAIPLSAQSNKLIRELEGKRGALQKQIAETESILQNTKKDVGSQLNGLAALTGQIEERKRYILAINNDVETIERELVSLNRQLNSLEKDLKEKKKKYEASVQYLYKNKSIEEKLMFIFSAKNLGQTYRRMRYVREYATYQRLQGEEILKKQEQIRKKKAERQQVKAAKEGLLKERENEKAKLEAQEKEKRTLVANLQKKQKGLQSEVNKKRREANQLNARIDRLIAEEIERARKRAAEEARREAAARKKADTNGKGASKTGTAAKPKSEPLDAFTMSKADRELSGSFVANRGKLPMPISGPYIITSRYGQYSVEGLRNVKLDNKGIDIQGKPGAQARAIFDGKVAAVFQLNGLFNVLIRHGNYISVYCNLSSASVKSGDTVSTKQSIGQIFSDGADNGRTVLHFQLRREKEKLNPEPWLNR; encoded by the coding sequence ATGATAAAACGTCTCTTTGTAATTCTGGTAAGCAGCCTTTGGCTGGCAATTCCGCTTTCTGCTCAATCGAACAAGCTGATTCGTGAGCTGGAAGGTAAGCGCGGTGCTCTGCAGAAGCAGATCGCCGAGACGGAGTCGATTTTACAGAATACAAAGAAGGACGTAGGCAGTCAGTTGAACGGACTGGCGGCACTGACGGGACAGATTGAAGAACGAAAACGGTATATCCTTGCGATCAATAACGATGTGGAGACTATCGAACGCGAATTAGTGTCATTGAACCGCCAGCTGAATAGTCTTGAAAAAGACCTGAAAGAGAAAAAGAAGAAGTACGAAGCATCTGTCCAGTACCTCTATAAGAATAAATCGATTGAAGAGAAACTGATGTTTATCTTCTCCGCCAAGAACCTGGGACAAACTTATCGTCGTATGCGTTATGTGCGTGAATATGCCACCTACCAGCGTCTGCAGGGAGAGGAAATATTAAAGAAGCAGGAGCAGATACGGAAGAAAAAAGCAGAACGTCAGCAAGTGAAAGCCGCCAAAGAGGGACTGCTGAAAGAACGTGAGAACGAAAAGGCGAAACTGGAAGCTCAGGAGAAAGAGAAGCGTACACTGGTGGCTAATCTGCAAAAGAAACAGAAAGGTCTGCAAAGCGAAGTGAACAAGAAGAGACGGGAGGCCAATCAACTGAATGCCCGTATCGACCGGTTGATCGCAGAAGAAATAGAACGCGCCCGCAAACGTGCTGCGGAAGAAGCCCGCCGCGAAGCGGCAGCCCGCAAGAAGGCGGATACAAATGGCAAAGGTGCCTCCAAAACCGGAACGGCTGCCAAACCGAAGTCGGAGCCATTGGACGCTTTTACGATGAGCAAGGCAGATCGCGAACTGTCCGGTAGCTTTGTTGCCAATCGTGGAAAACTTCCGATGCCTATATCCGGACCTTATATCATAACCAGCCGCTATGGACAGTATTCCGTTGAAGGACTCCGTAATGTGAAGCTGGACAATAAAGGAATTGATATACAAGGAAAGCCGGGAGCACAAGCCCGTGCCATCTTTGATGGTAAGGTAGCAGCCGTGTTCCAGTTGAACGGACTATTTAACGTCCTCATCCGGCATGGTAATTATATTTCCGTTTACTGTAATCTGTCTTCCGCTTCGGTGAAATCCGGCGATACGGTGAGCACAAAGCAGTCTATCGGACAGATATTCTCTGATGGCGCGGATAACGGACGAACGGTACTGCATTTCCAGTTACGCAGAGAGAAAGAAAAGTTGAATCCGGAACCCTGGTTGAATCGTTAA